A single genomic interval of Antechinus flavipes isolate AdamAnt ecotype Samford, QLD, Australia chromosome 1, AdamAnt_v2, whole genome shotgun sequence harbors:
- the LOC127543801 gene encoding ethanolamine-phosphate cytidylyltransferase-like: MIRNGHDAVDSSKKLSPGTKSTVRVWCDGCYDMVHYGHSNQLRQARAMGDYLVVGVHNDEEIAKHKGPPIFTQEERYKMVQAIKWVDEIVAGAPYVTALETLDKYNCDFCVHGDDITLTVDGRDTYEEVKKARRYRECKRTEEISTTDLVGRMLLMTKAHHNGRELPSEYREYTDNFGKCPRSHSPWTGVSQFLQTSQKIIQFASGKEPEPGDTIIYVAGAFDLFHIGHVAFLEKVYQLAEQPYIIAGLHFDQEVNHYKGMNYPIMNMHERTLSVLACKYVAEVVIGAPYAVTANLLDHFKVDLVCHGTTEVMPDKDGLDPYQEPKRRSIFRQIDSGNSLTTDLIVERIIKNRLEYEA; encoded by the coding sequence ATGATCCGAAACGGACACGACGCCGTGGATTCCTCCAAGAAGCTCAGTCCGGGGACCAAAAGCACCGTACGGGTCTGGTGCGACGGCTGCTATGACATGGTACATTATGGGCATTCAAACCAGCTTCGTCAGGCACGGGCCATGGGAGATTACCTTGTCGTAGGGGTCCACAATGATGAGGAGATTGCCAAGCACAAGGGCCCTCCTATCTTCACTCAGGAGGAGAGATACAAGATGGTCCAGGCCATCAAGTGGGTGGATGAGATTGTGGCTGGTGCTCCTTACGTCACTGCCCTGGAGACTCTGGACAAATACAACTGTGATTTCTGTGTTCACGGCGATGATATCACCTTAACTGTGGATGGGCGGGACACCTATGAAGAAGTAAAGAAAGCTAGGAGATACAGAGAATGTAAACGTACCGAGGAAATCTCTACTACTGATCTAGTTGGCCGAATGCTGCTCATGACCAAGGCCCATCACAACGGCCGGGAATTGCCTTCAGAATACCGGGAATATACTGACAACTTTGGCAAGTGCCCAAGGAGCCATAGCCCCTGGACCGGAGTGTCACAGTTTTTACAGACATCTCAAAAGATCATCCAGTTTGCTTCTGGAAAGGAGCCAGAACCAGGAGACACCATCATTTACGTGGCTGGGGCCTTTGACCTGTTCCATATTGGGCATGTGGCTTTTCTGGAGAAGGTTTACCAGCTTGCAGAGCAACCGTACATCATTGCAGGCTTACATTTTGACCAGGAGGTGAATCACTACAAAGGAATGAACTACCCCATCATGAATATGCATGAGAGAACACTAAGTGTGCTGGCCTGCAAGTATGTGGCTGAGGTAGTGATTGGAGCCCCATATGCTGTCACAGCTAACCTCCTTGATCACTTCAAGGTAGACCTGGTGTGCCACGGAACGACCGAGGTCATGCCTGATAAGGACGGTTTGGACCCATACCAGGAACCCAAGAGAAGGAGCATCTTTCGTCAGATCGATAGCGGCAACAGCCTCACCACAGACCTCATTGTTGAGAGAATTATTAAGAACAGATTAGAGTATGaagcataa